In the Gossypium arboreum isolate Shixiya-1 chromosome 10, ASM2569848v2, whole genome shotgun sequence genome, one interval contains:
- the LOC108488905 gene encoding calcium uniporter protein 2, mitochondrial-like, which yields MANSPFHCAKRAKVLNLLHSEKKKRFIYYFILFYFNFIMFKKTLVEKLFNISKMSSQALTRCRTSSSTAHNRVLQNVTNMVPDQGDFKANVNSNGMCRRFLHEGAMLSPAMRKLPMRENLMETLRGIGTSKDRIRLEGLSPHLEEKTTVHEVAALSDQEAEKLLRVALLEVMKTRLRETGKNWIPYSNFVRICEECFSDPKLGLESAKLLDESGGVIVLGNLVFLRPEQVAKAVGGLIPLQTPNPNDPRIKHLLEMETQKAKIDSKANSLVRRELWVGLVYLVVQTAGFMRLTFWELSWDVMEPICFFFTSMYFMAAYTFFLKTSKEPSFEGFYQSRFTTKQKRLIRAHNFDMEKYDKLRNMFYPHSGQVKIGD from the exons ATGGCCAACTCTCCGTTTCATTGTGCCAAACGGGCAAAGGTTTTAAATCTTCTCCactctgaaaaaaaaaaaaggtttatttattattttattttattttattttaatttcatcatGTTCAAGAAAACCTTGGTGGAGAAGCTTTTTAATATTTCGAAAATGTCTTCACAAGCTCTTACTAGATGCCGCACTTCTTCGTCAACGGCTCACAATCGAGTTCTGCAAAATGTAACCAACATGGTGCCGGATCAAGGAGACTTTAAAGCTAACGTTAACAGCAATGGAATGTGCCGTCGGTTTCTTCATGAAGGAGCTATGCTTTCACCGGCAATGAGGAAGCTACCGATGAGAGAGAATTTAATGGAGACGTTAAGGGGAATTGGCACGTCAAAAGACCGGATCCGACTGGAGGGGTTGAGCCCGCATTTGGAGGAGAAAACGACGGTGCATGAGGTGGCGGCACTGTCGGATCAGGAAGCGGAGAAGTTGCTAAGGGTGGCGCTGTTGGAGGTGATGAAAACGAGGCTGAGAGAGACCGGGAAAAACTGGATTCCCTATTCAAACTTCGTTCGGATTTGTGAAGAATGTTTTTCGGATCCGAAACTAGGATTGGAGTCCGCCAAATTACTTGACGAGTCAGGGGGCGTCATCGTCTTAGGAAACCTCGTCTTTTTGCGACCCGAACAG GTAGCCAAAGCTGTGGGAGGTTTGATTCCCTTACAGACACCAAATCCAAATGACCCGAGAATTAAACATTTGTTAGAAATGGAGACGCAAAAGGCTAAAATTGATTCAAAAGCCAATTCATTGGTCCGTCGAGAACTATGGGTGGGTCTAGTCTATTTGGTGGTTCAAACCGCGGGGTTCATGAGGCTAACCTTTTGGGAACTGTCATGGGATGTCATGGAACCAATATGTTTCTTCTTCACATCCATGTATTTCATGGCTGCCTATACATTTTTCCTCAAGACATCCAAAGAACCTTCTTTTGAAGGGTTTTACCAAAGCCGATTCACCACAAAGCAAAAACGGCTCATTAGAGCTCACAATTTTGATATGGAGAAGTATGATAAGCTGAGGAATATGTTTTACCCACATTCTGGGCAGGTCAAGATTGGTGATTGA